The following coding sequences are from one Pseudomonas oryzae window:
- a CDS encoding AraC family transcriptional regulator: MIQRAAPVVKDSISIRLVEEALRGFAERGEPVAELLREVGLEPALLADPAARVEVRDYSRLWLHLARRYDDEFFAMDPRRMRWGSFAFLCRTCRNQATLEEALHTALDFFALTFENFRPTLARSQSLAEVVLHERTGEPLRPFACFTFWLLLHGLACWLVGRRFPLLAVELRGAEPEYIGDYRVMFSDNLRFARPSNRIIFAAEVLDLPVRRSEAELNEFLARAPSNILVKYRDTGSLAHRIKAHLRSLPGERWPTGDELAQVLCMSPSTLRRRLAEVGQSYQAIKDAVRQERATAWLADPQVSFGAIAERLGFADVSAFYKAFRKWTGTNPGHYRTLILAPGIGQNGHAD, from the coding sequence GTGATCCAGCGCGCAGCACCGGTAGTCAAGGACAGCATCTCCATCCGTCTGGTCGAGGAGGCCCTGCGCGGTTTCGCCGAGCGCGGCGAGCCGGTCGCCGAGCTGCTGCGCGAGGTGGGCCTGGAGCCGGCACTGCTCGCCGATCCCGCCGCGCGGGTCGAGGTGCGCGACTACAGCCGCCTGTGGCTGCATCTGGCGCGCCGCTACGACGACGAGTTCTTCGCCATGGACCCGCGGCGCATGCGCTGGGGCAGCTTCGCCTTCCTGTGCCGCACCTGCCGCAACCAGGCGACCCTCGAGGAGGCGCTGCACACCGCGCTGGACTTCTTCGCCCTGACCTTCGAGAACTTCCGCCCGACCCTCGCCCGCAGCCAGAGCCTGGCCGAGGTGGTGCTGCACGAGCGCACGGGCGAGCCGCTGCGGCCCTTCGCCTGCTTCACCTTCTGGCTGCTGCTGCACGGCCTGGCCTGCTGGCTGGTGGGTCGGCGTTTCCCGTTGCTGGCGGTGGAGCTGCGCGGCGCCGAGCCGGAGTACATCGGCGACTACCGGGTGATGTTCTCCGACAACCTGCGCTTCGCCCGCCCGTCGAACCGGATCATCTTCGCCGCCGAGGTGCTCGATCTGCCGGTGCGGCGCAGCGAGGCGGAGCTCAACGAGTTCCTCGCCCGCGCGCCGTCGAACATCCTGGTCAAGTACCGCGACACCGGCAGCCTGGCGCACCGCATCAAGGCCCACCTGCGCAGCCTGCCGGGCGAGCGCTGGCCGACCGGCGACGAGCTGGCCCAGGTGCTGTGCATGTCACCCTCGACCCTGCGCCGGCGGCTGGCCGAGGTCGGCCAGTCCTACCAGGCGATCAAGGACGCCGTGCGCCAGGAGCGCGCCACCGCCTGGCTGGCCGATCCGCAGGTCAGCTTCGGCGCCATCGCCGAGCGCCTCGGCTTCGCCGACGTCAGCGCCTTCTACAAGGCCTTCCGCAAGTGGACCGGCACCAATCCCGGCCACTACCGCACCCTGATCCTCGCCCCCGGCATTGGCCAAAACGGTCACGCAGATTGA
- a CDS encoding SDR family NAD(P)-dependent oxidoreductase gives MRIPNKVFLVTGAASGLGAATARALVEAGARVLLVDVAAAVEARAAELGANARGLVADITDEAAARNAVAAARETFGALHGLVNCAGVVGGEKVLGRNGPHALESFSRIVTINLIGTFNMLRLAAEAMAEGTPDEGGERGVIVNTASIAAFDGQIGQAAYAASKGGVASLTLPAARELARHGIRVMTIAPGIFETPMMAGMSDEVRASLAAGVPFPPRLGKPEEYAALVRHIVENSMLNGEVIRLDGALRMAAK, from the coding sequence ATGCGCATCCCCAACAAGGTTTTCCTGGTCACCGGCGCCGCCTCCGGACTCGGTGCGGCCACCGCACGGGCGCTGGTCGAGGCCGGCGCCCGGGTGCTGCTGGTCGACGTCGCCGCCGCCGTCGAGGCGCGCGCCGCCGAACTGGGCGCCAATGCCCGCGGCCTGGTCGCCGACATCACCGACGAGGCCGCCGCCCGCAATGCCGTGGCCGCCGCCCGCGAGACCTTCGGCGCGCTGCACGGGCTGGTCAACTGCGCCGGCGTGGTCGGCGGCGAGAAGGTGCTCGGCCGCAACGGGCCGCACGCGCTGGAGAGCTTCAGCCGCATCGTCACCATCAACCTGATCGGCACCTTCAACATGCTGCGCCTGGCCGCCGAGGCGATGGCCGAGGGCACCCCGGACGAGGGTGGCGAGCGCGGGGTGATCGTCAACACCGCCTCCATCGCCGCCTTCGACGGGCAGATCGGCCAGGCCGCCTACGCCGCCTCCAAGGGCGGGGTGGCCAGCCTGACCCTGCCGGCCGCCCGCGAGCTGGCGCGCCACGGCATCCGCGTGATGACCATCGCCCCCGGCATCTTCGAGACACCGATGATGGCCGGCATGAGTGACGAGGTGCGCGCCTCGCTGGCCGCGGGCGTGCCGTTCCCGCCGCGCCTCGGCAAGCCCGAGGAGTACGCCGCGCTGGTCCGCCACATCGTCGAGAACAGCATGCTCAACGGCGAGGTGATCCGCCTCGACGGCGCCCTGCGTATGGCCGCCAAGTGA